The proteins below are encoded in one region of Microbacterium pygmaeum:
- a CDS encoding class I SAM-dependent methyltransferase, translating to MGFDGAAVDYDRFMGRYSTGLSGPFADFADVRAGQRVLDVGCGPGALTAELVTRLGASSVAAVDPSLSYATAAQERFPDARIAVARAGALPFPDAAFDVSLAQLVVHFLADPVHDLGEMARVTRDGGVVAACVWDHGGGASPLSPFWDVLSATDPDAPNEADLPGTRAGQLKDYLIGAGLREVTETVLTVRVTHPTFEDWWEPYLRGAGPVGAYITSLDDAGRESLERTLREQMPPAPFEVAGSAWAARGIVPARPDVSGARARPQV from the coding sequence ATGGGATTCGATGGCGCAGCGGTGGACTACGACCGCTTCATGGGTCGCTACTCCACAGGGCTGAGCGGACCGTTCGCCGACTTCGCCGACGTGCGCGCCGGCCAGCGCGTGCTGGACGTCGGCTGCGGGCCCGGTGCGCTGACTGCGGAACTGGTCACCCGCCTCGGTGCCTCATCGGTGGCGGCCGTCGACCCGTCCCTCTCGTATGCGACAGCGGCACAGGAGCGATTTCCCGACGCACGGATAGCGGTCGCGCGGGCGGGCGCGCTTCCGTTCCCGGACGCGGCGTTCGACGTGTCGCTGGCACAGCTGGTGGTGCACTTCCTCGCCGATCCGGTGCACGATCTGGGCGAGATGGCGCGGGTCACCCGTGACGGCGGCGTCGTCGCGGCATGCGTCTGGGATCACGGGGGAGGCGCGAGCCCGCTGAGCCCGTTCTGGGATGTGCTCTCTGCGACCGACCCGGACGCCCCGAACGAGGCCGATCTGCCCGGCACACGGGCCGGTCAGCTGAAGGACTACCTGATCGGCGCGGGTCTGCGGGAGGTGACCGAGACCGTGCTGACCGTTCGTGTCACGCATCCCACGTTCGAGGACTGGTGGGAGCCGTACCTCCGCGGCGCTGGGCCGGTCGGCGCCTACATCACCTCGCTGGATGACGCCGGCCGCGAGAGCCTGGAGCGCACGCTGCGAGAGCAGATGCCGCCCGCGCCGTTCGAGGTGGCGGGTTCGGCGTGGGCGGCGAGGGGCATCGTGCCGGCGCGACCGGATGTATCAGGGGCACGCGCCCGCCCTCAGGTCTAG
- a CDS encoding diacylglycerol/lipid kinase family protein: MPTRIAIIYNPTKTGKETLASGLATASADDADLDVRWWATSADDPGQGVAKDALADGADLVIVAGGDGTVRAVAEHLADAEATAELGIVPLGTGNLLARNLDVPLNDVPAALTRALSGDARPVDVGWVEVDLDAGRERHGFVVMVGFGIDAHMIAETDDDLKDKAGWLAYVESLGRALSASEIVPFHITKDDEPGRDEEGHTLLIANCGTLQGGLTLLPDADPSDGELDYLVLSAEGFGEWAGTLKTMVWDNGLKRMLSKDDSTTSTDAVNHGRAKKLEVTLPEVRAFEIDGEEIGDTRAFTVSIQPAAIRVR; this comes from the coding sequence ATGCCCACGCGCATCGCGATCATCTACAACCCGACCAAGACCGGGAAGGAGACCCTCGCGTCCGGCCTCGCGACGGCCTCCGCTGACGATGCCGACCTGGACGTGCGGTGGTGGGCGACCAGCGCCGATGACCCCGGGCAGGGCGTCGCGAAGGATGCCTTGGCCGACGGCGCCGATCTGGTCATCGTCGCAGGAGGCGACGGCACCGTCCGCGCGGTCGCCGAGCACCTGGCCGATGCGGAGGCGACCGCGGAGTTGGGCATCGTCCCGCTCGGCACCGGCAACCTGCTCGCACGCAATCTCGATGTCCCGCTCAACGACGTGCCCGCCGCCCTCACCCGCGCCCTGTCGGGTGACGCTCGGCCGGTCGATGTCGGCTGGGTCGAGGTCGACCTCGACGCGGGCAGGGAGCGCCACGGGTTCGTCGTGATGGTCGGCTTCGGCATCGACGCGCACATGATCGCCGAGACCGACGACGACCTGAAGGACAAGGCGGGCTGGCTGGCATACGTCGAGTCGCTCGGGCGTGCGCTGTCGGCGAGCGAAATCGTCCCGTTCCACATCACGAAGGATGACGAGCCCGGTCGCGACGAGGAGGGCCACACGCTGCTGATCGCGAACTGCGGCACGCTGCAGGGCGGCCTGACCCTCCTCCCGGACGCCGACCCCTCCGACGGCGAGCTGGACTACCTCGTGCTCAGCGCGGAGGGCTTCGGAGAGTGGGCGGGGACGCTGAAGACCATGGTCTGGGACAACGGACTGAAGCGGATGCTGTCGAAGGACGACTCCACGACGAGCACGGATGCCGTGAACCACGGTCGCGCGAAGAAGCTCGAGGTCACACTCCCCGAAGTCCGCGCGTTCGAGATCGACGGCGAGGAGATCGGCGACACCCGCGCGTTCACGGTGTCGATCCAGCCCGCCGCGATCCGCGTCCGCTGA
- a CDS encoding arsenate reductase/protein-tyrosine-phosphatase family protein: MTDLDSCAAVFAALADRTRLGIVDLLTLGDLASSEISRDLRLGTNLVAHHLHVLESAGIIVRSPSEADKRRNYVSLRAEVFETLAPRAIPLPPRVLFVCTANSARSQLAEAIWQDTSTVPSASAGIRPADAVNAGALAAAQRHGLRIDDRRRPRHVDDARQDGDLVITVCDAAHEQLQGRDDLHWSIPDPAVVGTPLAFDAVFDMISHRIRALSGRLIPAA; encoded by the coding sequence ATGACTGATCTGGATTCCTGCGCCGCCGTCTTCGCCGCTCTGGCCGATCGGACGCGCCTGGGCATCGTGGATCTGCTCACGCTCGGCGACCTGGCGTCGTCGGAGATCAGCCGGGACCTGCGACTCGGCACGAATCTCGTCGCCCATCACCTGCACGTCCTCGAATCCGCCGGGATCATCGTGCGCTCACCGTCCGAGGCCGACAAGCGCCGAAACTACGTGTCGCTCCGCGCCGAGGTGTTCGAGACACTCGCGCCCCGAGCCATCCCCCTGCCGCCGAGAGTGCTCTTCGTGTGCACAGCCAACTCCGCCCGTTCTCAGCTCGCAGAGGCGATCTGGCAGGACACCAGCACGGTGCCGTCCGCCTCAGCCGGCATCCGCCCCGCAGACGCCGTCAACGCAGGAGCCCTCGCGGCAGCGCAGCGGCACGGCCTCCGCATCGACGACCGGCGTCGGCCCCGGCACGTCGACGATGCGCGGCAAGACGGCGACCTGGTGATCACCGTCTGCGATGCCGCACACGAACAGCTGCAGGGCCGTGACGATCTGCACTGGTCGATCCCCGACCCGGCAGTCGTGGGCACGCCGCTCGCGTTCGACGCCGTCTTCGACATGATCAGTCACCGGATCCGGGCGCTCTCCGGCCGCTTGATTCCGGCCGCGTGA
- a CDS encoding methyltransferase family protein, whose product MNAVRVRAWAGTMIFLALAPGIVAGLIPWLLTGWRIPWSPPWLVPVAIVSVLLIGSGVVVLLDAFIRFARADGTPAPPVPTAHLVVIGPYRFVRNPMYLAVLAIILGQALLFASTATVIYAALAFAAVFLFVRFYEEPTLAATYGDEYRRYRRHVRGWMPRLRPWTDAEKA is encoded by the coding sequence ATGAACGCCGTCCGCGTGCGGGCATGGGCCGGTACGATGATCTTCCTCGCGCTCGCGCCCGGAATCGTCGCCGGGCTGATCCCCTGGCTCCTGACCGGCTGGCGCATCCCGTGGTCTCCGCCGTGGCTCGTCCCGGTCGCGATCGTCTCGGTGCTGCTGATCGGCAGCGGCGTCGTCGTGCTGCTGGACGCCTTCATCCGCTTCGCTCGCGCGGACGGCACACCTGCGCCGCCCGTCCCCACGGCGCACCTGGTGGTCATCGGGCCGTACCGGTTCGTCCGCAACCCGATGTACCTCGCGGTTCTCGCGATCATCCTGGGGCAGGCGCTGCTGTTCGCCAGCACGGCGACCGTGATCTATGCGGCGCTGGCCTTCGCTGCGGTGTTCCTGTTCGTGCGCTTCTACGAGGAGCCGACACTCGCAGCGACCTACGGCGACGAGTACCGGAGGTACCGGCGGCACGTCCGCGGATGGATGCCGCGCCTTCGGCCCTGGACCGACGCCGAGAAGGCGTGA